From the Acidimicrobiales bacterium genome, one window contains:
- a CDS encoding DUF459 domain-containing protein produces the protein MATEERDASRAGDASPRTSTGGPSTGGANGHGANGHGANGVRGANDSSGANGNSGANGRVDTEGGDSASAGGDSASGDGGVRVVSRGARVTGRPTRSVRSTHRRQRTRVRPPARIGPPTRIGPPTRVDRPSKAPPAPGPTAVTSLDPTDLGAAEPGLVLRTARAVAPRRHAPDGAAPGQIRVTWRHALAAGLVCFGTWLVLDAPSLMRSAQAGPLGTRRSVAIALLRPIDEVSKALGLSHVVGAADRVIGRTGSGVLQVGGPVPHGRVAIGVRGRTVPPVAIRPVPTTPVTAPDGLAPLPAPTAAAPLQLLTVGDSLGIDFGQSFVNDLAATGVVHAVLDGRIDTGLSRPDYFDWQAELRADLSQYHPQAVVVFIGANDPQNFIDGGTVFTYGSPSWSAAYASRVGAFMKAATDAGARVLWVGMPPMADPASNAKMQVLNGIDQGQAALHAGVTFLASWPVLSDPQGRYTAFLPDAAGNEVQVREPDGTHISTPGAERLSRTAVAAMDHAWGLGL, from the coding sequence GTGGCCACCGAGGAGCGCGACGCCTCCCGTGCCGGCGACGCCTCCCCCCGCACCTCCACCGGTGGGCCCTCGACGGGCGGCGCCAACGGGCACGGCGCCAACGGGCACGGCGCCAACGGAGTCCGTGGCGCCAACGACAGCTCGGGGGCGAACGGCAACTCGGGCGCGAACGGACGTGTCGACACCGAGGGAGGCGACAGCGCGTCCGCGGGAGGCGACAGCGCGTCCGGCGACGGGGGCGTCCGGGTCGTGAGCCGCGGTGCGCGCGTCACCGGCCGTCCCACCCGAAGCGTCCGTTCGACGCACCGTCGCCAGCGGACACGCGTGCGCCCACCGGCGCGCATCGGTCCGCCGACGCGCATCGGTCCGCCGACGCGCGTCGACCGACCCTCCAAGGCGCCACCCGCGCCGGGCCCGACGGCCGTCACCTCCCTCGACCCCACAGACCTCGGTGCGGCGGAGCCCGGCCTCGTGCTGCGGACGGCGCGGGCCGTGGCCCCACGCCGGCACGCGCCCGATGGCGCGGCGCCGGGGCAAATCCGTGTCACGTGGCGCCACGCGCTCGCCGCCGGCCTGGTGTGCTTCGGGACGTGGCTCGTCCTCGACGCGCCGTCGCTCATGCGATCGGCGCAGGCCGGACCGCTCGGCACCCGCCGCTCCGTGGCCATCGCACTGCTGCGGCCCATCGACGAGGTCTCCAAGGCGCTGGGCCTGTCGCACGTCGTGGGCGCCGCCGACCGGGTGATCGGGCGGACCGGCAGCGGCGTGCTCCAGGTCGGGGGCCCGGTCCCGCACGGGCGGGTGGCTATCGGGGTCCGGGGCCGGACGGTACCGCCAGTGGCCATCCGGCCGGTCCCCACAACCCCGGTCACCGCTCCCGACGGCCTGGCGCCGCTGCCAGCGCCCACGGCGGCGGCGCCGCTGCAGCTGCTCACGGTGGGCGACTCCCTCGGCATCGACTTCGGCCAGTCGTTCGTGAACGACCTCGCCGCCACCGGCGTGGTCCACGCCGTGCTCGACGGCCGGATCGACACCGGCCTCTCCCGGCCGGACTACTTCGACTGGCAGGCCGAGCTCCGAGCCGACCTCTCCCAGTACCACCCCCAGGCCGTGGTGGTGTTCATCGGGGCCAACGACCCCCAGAATTTCATCGACGGCGGCACGGTGTTCACCTACGGGTCCCCGTCGTGGAGCGCGGCCTACGCGTCGCGCGTCGGCGCGTTCATGAAGGCCGCCACCGACGCCGGCGCGCGCGTGCTCTGGGTCGGCATGCCCCCCATGGCCGATCCCGCGTCGAACGCCAAGATGCAGGTGCTGAACGGCATCGACCAGGGCCAGGCGGCGCTGCACGCGGGAGTGACCTTCCTCGCCTCGTGGCCGGTGCTCTCCGACCCCCAGGGCCGCTACACCGCCTTCCTCCCCGACGCCGCTGGCAACGAGGTGCAGGTCCGGGAGCCCGACGGCACGCATATCTCGACCCCGGGGGCCGAGCGACTGTCCCGGACCGCCGTCGCCGCCATGGACCACGCATGGGGCCTCGGCCTGTAG
- a CDS encoding glycerophosphodiester phosphodiesterase — translation MTEEQFGWPRRGEGAPVAVLAHRGGTGPWRENTLEAFTGALGAGADGVELDVRRSADGALVVHHDAEVPGSGAVGATPADALPPWLPTLGDALATCAGALVNVEIKNLPTEPGYDPFEQVATDVAVVLAAGGPAWPAHVVVSSFWPGTLTALRDADRGRAAAGAVELGLLVHPSLDPLPMLEVASGLGCAALHPHHSQVTASLVARAHDLAMAVVTWTVNLPGDLDAVVAAGVDGVITDRVADTLGALGRA, via the coding sequence ATGACCGAAGAGCAGTTCGGGTGGCCGCGCCGGGGCGAGGGCGCCCCGGTGGCGGTCCTGGCCCACCGGGGCGGGACCGGGCCCTGGCGCGAGAACACCCTCGAGGCCTTCACCGGCGCCCTGGGGGCGGGGGCCGACGGCGTCGAGCTCGACGTCCGTCGGAGCGCGGACGGCGCCCTCGTGGTCCACCACGACGCCGAGGTCCCGGGCTCGGGCGCCGTCGGGGCCACACCCGCCGACGCCCTCCCACCGTGGCTGCCCACGTTGGGGGACGCCCTGGCCACGTGCGCCGGCGCCCTGGTCAACGTCGAGATCAAGAACCTGCCCACCGAGCCCGGGTACGACCCCTTCGAGCAGGTGGCCACCGACGTCGCCGTCGTCCTGGCCGCCGGCGGGCCCGCGTGGCCGGCGCACGTCGTGGTCTCCTCGTTCTGGCCGGGGACCCTGACGGCGCTCAGAGACGCCGACCGCGGACGTGCCGCGGCCGGGGCGGTCGAGCTCGGGCTGCTCGTGCACCCGTCGCTCGACCCCCTGCCGATGCTCGAGGTCGCCTCCGGCCTGGGGTGCGCGGCGCTGCACCCCCACCACTCGCAGGTGACGGCGTCGCTCGTGGCCCGGGCGCACGATCTCGCCATGGCCGTCGTGACGTGGACGGTGAACCTCCCCGGGGACCTCGACGCCGTGGTCGCCGCCGGCGTCGACGGGGTGATCACCGACCGGGTGGCCGACACCCTCGGCGCCCTCGGCCGGGCCTGA
- a CDS encoding DNA-formamidopyrimidine glycosylase family protein, whose product MPELPEVEAYRRLAEGALGRRVRRAELGDRRYVRGQASPEHLLAALDGASFTAARRHGKLLVLDMGDAGDGRRLGLRFGMTGRLLLDGRAGVDRLVYSSDREETVWDRFLVRFEDGGAMVVRDPRLLGGVELDPDESVLGPDALVVTAAALRRALDGSEVAVKARLMDQRRLAGVGNLIADEVLWRASLAPQRRSGSLTPAEHRRLHRHLRGTLALLMARGGSHLGDLMPERVPGGRCPRDGTELVRSTVGGRTSWWCPRHQR is encoded by the coding sequence GTGCCCGAGTTGCCCGAGGTCGAGGCGTACCGGCGGCTGGCCGAGGGCGCGCTCGGGCGGCGGGTCAGGCGCGCCGAGCTCGGTGACCGCCGGTACGTACGGGGCCAGGCGTCGCCCGAGCACCTCCTCGCCGCGCTCGATGGGGCCTCGTTCACGGCCGCCCGGCGCCACGGCAAGCTCCTGGTGCTCGACATGGGCGACGCCGGGGATGGCCGCCGGCTGGGGCTGCGGTTCGGCATGACCGGCCGGCTCCTGCTCGACGGCCGCGCCGGCGTGGACCGGCTCGTCTACTCGAGCGACCGCGAGGAAACCGTGTGGGACCGCTTCCTCGTCCGGTTCGAGGACGGCGGCGCCATGGTCGTGCGCGACCCGCGGCTGCTCGGGGGGGTGGAGCTCGACCCCGACGAGTCCGTGCTGGGCCCCGACGCTCTCGTCGTCACCGCCGCCGCCCTGCGCCGGGCGCTCGACGGCAGCGAGGTCGCCGTGAAGGCGCGGCTCATGGACCAGCGCCGCCTGGCGGGCGTGGGCAACCTCATCGCCGACGAGGTGCTGTGGCGCGCCTCGCTCGCCCCGCAGCGGCGTTCCGGTTCACTGACGCCCGCCGAGCACCGCCGCCTCCACCGCCACCTCCGGGGGACCCTGGCGCTGCTCATGGCCCGCGGCGGGTCCCACCTGGGCGACCTCATGCCCGAGCGGGTCCCCGGCGGCCGCTGCCCTCGCGACGGCACCGAGCTCGTGCGCAGCACGGTGGGCGGCCGCACCAGCTGGTGGTGCCCTCGCCACCAGCGCTGA
- a CDS encoding uracil-DNA glycosylase, whose product MRRPPLQVLTSEIVGCRRCPRLVAWREQVAHDRRAAFADQEYWGRPVPGFGDPAARIAVVGLAPAAHGGNRTGRVFTGDRSGDWLFAALWRAGLANQPTSVSVDDGLALRGAYVLAAVRCAPPRNKPTPVERDTCLPFLRRELALLDELRVVVALGQFAYQVVADEVGVRPRPRFGHGVEVPAPGGRTVVCSYHPSQQNTFTGRLTEPMFDAVFTRACTLADAPPGG is encoded by the coding sequence GTGCGCCGCCCGCCGCTCCAGGTCCTGACCAGCGAGATCGTCGGCTGCCGGCGTTGCCCGCGACTGGTGGCGTGGCGTGAGCAGGTGGCGCACGACCGGCGGGCGGCGTTCGCCGACCAGGAGTACTGGGGTCGGCCCGTGCCGGGTTTCGGCGACCCCGCCGCCAGGATCGCCGTCGTGGGGCTGGCACCCGCTGCGCACGGCGGCAACCGGACGGGTCGGGTGTTCACCGGCGACCGGTCGGGCGACTGGCTCTTCGCCGCCCTGTGGCGGGCGGGCCTGGCCAACCAGCCCACGAGCGTGTCGGTCGACGACGGCCTCGCCCTGCGCGGTGCGTACGTGCTGGCGGCGGTGCGGTGCGCTCCCCCCCGGAACAAGCCGACGCCGGTCGAGCGCGACACCTGCCTGCCGTTCCTCCGGCGCGAGCTCGCCCTGCTCGACGAGCTCCGGGTCGTCGTCGCCCTCGGCCAGTTCGCCTACCAGGTGGTCGCCGACGAGGTGGGCGTGCGCCCGCGTCCGCGGTTCGGCCACGGCGTGGAAGTGCCTGCCCCCGGTGGCCGGACCGTCGTGTGCTCGTACCACCCGAGCCAGCAGAACACCTTCACGGGGAGGCTGACCGAGCCCATGTTCGACGCCGTGTTCACCCGGGCGTGCACCCTCGCCGACGCCCCGCCGGGCGGGTGA
- a CDS encoding electron transfer flavoprotein subunit beta/FixA family protein, with amino-acid sequence MNVVVCVKQIPDPAAPQALDPQTHTLVREGKLILDDSDAYGVEMGLQLAEQAGGGEVTLVSMAPAGETSGLRTALAMGAAKAILVSDDALKGSDALSTAKVLAKAIERAQPDLVIAATESTDGYTGTTPVQIAELLGLPSVTFAKKVSVGDGRMRVERQTEAGYDEVDCPLPAVVTVTAGVVEPRYPSFKGIMAAKSKPVEQLTVSDLGLDAGQVGAAGARQEVSEVTPADERKAGEIVVDEGDGHEHVVRFLEQLKLV; translated from the coding sequence ATGAACGTCGTCGTCTGTGTCAAGCAGATCCCCGATCCGGCCGCGCCCCAGGCGCTCGACCCGCAGACCCACACCCTGGTCAGGGAGGGAAAGCTGATCCTGGACGACTCCGACGCCTACGGCGTGGAGATGGGCCTCCAGCTCGCCGAGCAGGCCGGCGGCGGGGAGGTCACCCTGGTCTCGATGGCGCCCGCCGGGGAGACCTCCGGGCTCCGGACCGCCCTCGCCATGGGCGCGGCCAAGGCCATCCTCGTGAGCGACGACGCCCTCAAGGGCTCCGACGCGCTGTCGACGGCCAAGGTCCTCGCCAAGGCCATCGAGCGCGCCCAGCCCGACCTCGTCATCGCCGCCACCGAGTCCACCGACGGCTACACCGGGACGACGCCGGTCCAGATCGCCGAGCTGCTGGGCCTGCCCTCGGTCACGTTCGCCAAGAAGGTCTCGGTCGGCGACGGCCGCATGCGGGTGGAGCGCCAGACCGAGGCCGGCTACGACGAAGTCGACTGCCCGCTGCCCGCCGTGGTCACCGTGACCGCCGGTGTCGTCGAGCCGCGCTACCCGTCGTTCAAGGGGATCATGGCGGCCAAGTCCAAGCCGGTGGAGCAGCTGACCGTGTCGGACCTGGGCCTCGACGCCGGCCAGGTCGGCGCGGCGGGCGCGCGCCAGGAGGTCTCCGAGGTCACCCCCGCCGACGAGCGCAAGGCCGGCGAGATCGTCGTCGACGAGGGTGACGGCCACGAGCACGTGGTCCGGTTCCTCGAGCAGCTGAAGCTCGTCTGA
- a CDS encoding MBOAT family protein has product MLFPTIDFAIFFAVAFTANWLLNPYPRAWKAAMVAASYVFYSWWDWRFVFLLGGVTLVAHVGATAVQRFEDDRRRRLALGTSVVALLGILGWFKYYGFLAVNLDNLLHSLGGGRVAPLLAVTLPVGISFFTFMALSYVIDVYRRTIEPARPVDLVVYLSFFPHLVAGPIVRGQELLPQIRRRRDPAGIDFGRAAWLVAAGLFKKVVISSYVESAIVRPVFSAPHQHSALEVLFGIYGFAVQIYADFSGYTDIAIGLALFLGFRFPDNFDAPYTARNLQDFWRRWHMTLSRWLRDYLYIPLGGSRGSRWRVARNIMVTMVLGGLWHGAAWTFVAWGAIHGFGQVGGHVRRARRTAAGLEPLPGGTLRVALQRVVTFHIVCLGWVFFRADSFSTATTLLGRLFTAWGRAPLVTPLLVVAIAGTIALQYLPTDAVGRTQRVFARQRLGVQGAILGVALLVITTLGPQGVAPFIYYRF; this is encoded by the coding sequence ATGCTGTTCCCCACCATCGACTTCGCGATCTTCTTCGCCGTGGCATTCACGGCGAACTGGCTGCTGAACCCGTACCCGCGCGCGTGGAAGGCCGCCATGGTGGCTGCGAGCTACGTCTTCTACAGCTGGTGGGACTGGCGGTTCGTGTTCCTGCTGGGTGGGGTGACGCTCGTCGCCCATGTCGGCGCCACCGCGGTGCAGCGGTTCGAGGACGATCGCCGGCGACGCCTCGCTCTCGGGACGAGCGTGGTGGCGCTCCTCGGCATCCTCGGATGGTTCAAGTACTACGGCTTCCTGGCGGTCAACCTCGACAACCTGCTCCACTCCCTGGGCGGGGGGCGTGTGGCGCCGCTCCTGGCCGTGACGCTGCCCGTGGGTATCTCGTTCTTCACGTTCATGGCGCTCAGTTACGTGATCGACGTGTACCGGCGCACCATCGAGCCGGCCCGGCCCGTCGACCTGGTGGTGTACCTGTCGTTCTTCCCTCATCTGGTGGCCGGCCCCATCGTCCGGGGGCAGGAGCTCCTCCCCCAGATCCGCCGCCGGCGCGACCCCGCCGGGATCGACTTCGGCCGGGCCGCGTGGCTCGTCGCCGCCGGCCTCTTCAAGAAGGTCGTGATCTCGTCGTACGTCGAGTCGGCCATCGTGCGCCCGGTGTTCTCCGCTCCGCACCAGCACTCGGCGCTCGAGGTCCTCTTCGGCATCTACGGGTTCGCCGTGCAGATCTACGCGGACTTCAGCGGGTACACCGACATCGCCATCGGCCTGGCGCTGTTCCTCGGGTTCCGCTTCCCGGACAACTTCGATGCGCCGTACACGGCCCGCAACCTCCAGGACTTCTGGCGGCGCTGGCACATGACCCTGTCGCGGTGGTTGCGTGACTACCTGTACATCCCGCTCGGGGGCAGCCGGGGGTCGCGGTGGCGGGTGGCCAGGAACATCATGGTCACGATGGTCCTCGGGGGCCTGTGGCACGGTGCCGCCTGGACCTTCGTCGCCTGGGGGGCGATTCACGGGTTCGGCCAGGTGGGAGGCCATGTCCGGCGGGCCCGCCGGACGGCCGCCGGGCTCGAGCCGCTCCCGGGGGGCACCCTCCGGGTGGCCCTGCAGCGCGTCGTCACCTTCCACATCGTGTGCCTGGGCTGGGTGTTCTTCCGAGCCGACTCGTTCTCGACGGCGACCACGCTGCTCGGGCGACTGTTCACGGCGTGGGGCCGCGCTCCTCTCGTCACGCCGCTCCTGGTGGTCGCGATCGCGGGCACCATCGCCCTGCAGTACCTGCCCACCGATGCCGTGGGCCGGACGCAGCGCGTGTTCGCGCGTCAACGGCTGGGTGTGCAAGGGGCCATACTGGGGGTGGCGCTGCTGGTGATCACGACGCTCGGGCCGCAGGGCGTGGCGCCGTTCATCTATTACCGGTTCTGA
- a CDS encoding electron transfer flavoprotein subunit alpha/FixB family protein — protein MSIDKVWVLAESAEGSPTSTTLELLTQARSMGTTTEAVTWGPGTAAVAAELGNYGAATVHDVGDIGDALPGAPVAAAMAALIGSGNRPDVILVPASYDGRDIAGRLSVRLDSPVITNVVNLVTEGDDVRSQHGMFGGAQVATARFTGERPWIFVVRAKSFSAEPAGGGGAQVVPVPVPELGASNGATVVARHAEERSGPKLDEAAVVVSGGRGLGGAEHYALIEELATLLRGAAGASRAIVDAGWVPYSHQVGQTGKTVKPTVYIACGISGATQHLVGMKGSKNIVAINKDQDAPIFSVADLGIVGDVHKVVPKLIEALKARR, from the coding sequence ATGTCGATCGACAAGGTATGGGTCCTCGCCGAGAGCGCCGAGGGAAGCCCCACCAGCACCACGCTCGAGCTGCTCACCCAGGCCCGCTCGATGGGGACCACCACCGAAGCCGTGACCTGGGGCCCCGGGACCGCGGCGGTGGCCGCCGAGCTCGGCAACTACGGCGCCGCCACCGTCCACGACGTCGGCGACATCGGCGACGCATTGCCGGGGGCACCGGTCGCCGCCGCCATGGCCGCACTGATCGGCTCGGGCAACCGCCCCGACGTCATCCTGGTCCCCGCCAGCTACGACGGCCGCGACATCGCCGGTCGGCTGTCGGTCCGGCTCGACTCGCCGGTGATCACCAATGTCGTCAACCTGGTCACCGAGGGCGACGACGTCCGCTCCCAGCACGGCATGTTCGGGGGCGCGCAGGTGGCGACGGCCCGCTTCACCGGTGAGCGGCCCTGGATCTTCGTGGTCCGGGCCAAGTCCTTCTCGGCCGAGCCCGCCGGCGGCGGCGGCGCGCAGGTGGTCCCCGTCCCGGTGCCCGAGCTCGGTGCCAGCAACGGCGCCACCGTCGTCGCCCGCCACGCCGAGGAGCGCAGCGGGCCCAAGCTCGACGAGGCCGCGGTCGTGGTGTCGGGAGGCCGCGGCCTGGGCGGGGCCGAGCACTACGCCCTGATCGAGGAGCTGGCCACGCTGCTCCGGGGAGCGGCGGGCGCCAGCCGGGCCATCGTGGACGCCGGCTGGGTCCCGTACTCCCACCAGGTCGGGCAGACGGGCAAGACCGTGAAGCCCACCGTCTACATCGCCTGCGGCATCTCGGGCGCCACCCAGCACCTCGTGGGCATGAAGGGCTCGAAGAACATCGTCGCCATCAACAAGGACCAGGACGCGCCCATCTTCTCGGTCGCGGACCTCGGCATCGTGGGCGACGTGCACAAGGTCGTCCCGAAGCTGATCGAGGCCCTGAAGGCGCGCCGCTGA
- a CDS encoding DUF3090 family protein produces the protein MSPALDLGDLDRFTVGAQGPVGQRVFLLQCRSGGTLVTLKAEKQQVSVLSEYLGRLLADLDRPEDLPVDLELEEPTEPHWVVGTLGVSYDDALDRIVLVAEELVAEDEEGDMARFTITRAQAAAFAIRATSLVEAGRPPCPLCGGPLDPSGHECPRTNGHRPPTT, from the coding sequence ATGAGCCCCGCCCTCGACCTCGGCGACCTCGACCGTTTCACCGTCGGCGCGCAGGGCCCCGTCGGCCAGCGCGTCTTCCTCCTGCAGTGCCGCAGCGGCGGTACGCTCGTCACGCTCAAGGCCGAGAAGCAGCAGGTGTCGGTGCTGTCGGAGTACCTCGGTCGACTGCTCGCCGACCTCGACCGCCCCGAGGACCTCCCGGTCGACCTCGAGCTCGAGGAGCCCACGGAGCCGCACTGGGTCGTCGGCACGCTCGGCGTCAGCTACGACGACGCCCTCGACCGCATCGTCCTCGTGGCCGAGGAGCTCGTCGCCGAGGACGAGGAGGGCGACATGGCGCGCTTCACCATCACGCGCGCCCAGGCCGCCGCGTTCGCCATCCGCGCCACGTCCCTCGTCGAAGCGGGCCGGCCGCCGTGCCCGCTGTGCGGAGGGCCGCTCGACCCGTCCGGACACGAGTGCCCCAGGACCAACGGCCACCGGCCGCCCACTACGTGA
- a CDS encoding histidine phosphatase family protein, with amino-acid sequence MPSRRSPAPAVALLVRHGRTPTTGSVLPGRAPGLHLSDEGRAQAESAAQRIASLGKAPVAVYASPLERAVETARPIARRLGLRVRVERGLLECDFGTWTGAKLSTLRRRREWRSVVTFPSSFRFPDGESFTEMQARMLSTLDRLAERHPGETFVAVSHADPIKAAVAATAGVPLDLFQRLVVSPCSVTALVRGDAAAHVLCLNVTASLSELSLS; translated from the coding sequence GTGCCCTCCCGCCGCTCTCCGGCCCCTGCCGTCGCGCTCCTCGTCCGCCACGGGCGCACGCCGACCACGGGGTCCGTGCTCCCCGGGCGGGCCCCGGGGCTCCATCTGTCGGACGAGGGCCGGGCCCAGGCCGAGAGCGCCGCGCAGCGCATCGCGTCCCTGGGCAAGGCACCCGTCGCCGTCTACGCCTCGCCCCTGGAGCGGGCCGTGGAGACGGCCAGGCCGATCGCCCGGCGACTCGGCCTCCGGGTGCGCGTCGAGCGCGGCCTGCTGGAGTGCGACTTCGGCACGTGGACCGGCGCCAAGCTCAGCACCCTGCGGCGCCGGCGCGAGTGGCGCAGCGTCGTGACCTTCCCGAGCTCGTTCCGCTTCCCCGACGGCGAGTCGTTCACGGAGATGCAGGCGCGCATGCTGTCCACCCTCGACCGCCTCGCCGAGCGCCACCCCGGCGAGACCTTCGTGGCCGTGTCGCACGCCGATCCCATCAAGGCCGCCGTGGCGGCGACGGCGGGCGTGCCGCTCGACCTGTTCCAGCGGCTGGTGGTGTCCCCGTGCTCGGTGACGGCGCTCGTCCGCGGCGACGCCGCCGCCCACGTGCTGTGCCTCAACGTCACGGCCTCGCTGTCGGAGCTCTCGCTGTCATGA
- a CDS encoding SCO1664 family protein gives MRLLTEGEVEVVGRLPWSSNRTFLATCVLGDEEIGAVYKPVQGERRLWDFPEGIYRREVAAYELSSALGWGIVPETVERDDAPLGPGSLQRFVPADFSQHHFTLVEDEQHHDRLRTICAFDVVANNTDRKSGHCLLGEDGSVWAIDNGLCFHVEPKLRTVIWEFAGEPVPAALLEDVARIADAVPATIRPLLSGREVEALRRRAAELVAVGRFPVPDPDQHHYPWPLV, from the coding sequence GTGAGGCTCCTCACGGAGGGCGAGGTCGAGGTCGTCGGCCGCCTGCCGTGGAGCTCGAACCGAACGTTCCTCGCCACGTGCGTGCTGGGCGACGAGGAGATCGGCGCCGTCTACAAGCCCGTGCAGGGCGAGCGGCGCCTGTGGGACTTCCCAGAAGGCATCTACCGGCGCGAGGTCGCCGCCTACGAGCTGTCGAGCGCGCTCGGATGGGGCATCGTCCCCGAGACGGTCGAGCGCGACGACGCGCCCCTCGGACCGGGTTCGCTGCAGCGTTTCGTCCCGGCCGACTTCTCGCAGCACCACTTCACCCTCGTCGAGGACGAGCAGCACCACGACCGCCTGCGGACGATCTGCGCGTTCGACGTCGTGGCCAACAACACCGACCGCAAGAGCGGGCACTGCCTCCTCGGCGAGGACGGGAGCGTGTGGGCCATCGACAACGGGCTGTGCTTCCACGTCGAGCCCAAGCTCCGCACGGTGATCTGGGAGTTCGCAGGGGAGCCGGTCCCGGCCGCGCTGCTCGAGGACGTGGCCCGCATCGCCGACGCCGTGCCTGCCACGATCCGGCCGCTGTTGTCGGGGCGCGAGGTCGAGGCGCTGCGCCGGCGCGCCGCCGAGCTGGTGGCGGTGGGACGGTTCCCGGTACCCGACCCCGACCAGCACCACTACCCCTGGCCGCTCGTCTGA
- a CDS encoding histidine phosphatase family protein: MWVLRHAKAAQHADDDHSRPLTSRGTRQAAELARYLAASPVAGVALPGTVVCSSARRVVQTAELVAVGLGPDVELFVEDALYHADADDVLDRLRALADDGASVMVVGHNPTLHDVALLLLAGADDAGRSRLEQGFPTAALAVVALPAVSWGAVAPGTGTLLDLWTPGRAERGRPE, encoded by the coding sequence GTGTGGGTGCTGCGTCACGCCAAGGCGGCGCAGCACGCCGATGACGACCACAGCCGCCCGCTCACGTCCCGCGGTACACGCCAGGCCGCCGAGCTGGCCCGCTACCTTGCCGCGTCCCCGGTGGCGGGTGTCGCGCTCCCCGGGACGGTGGTGTGCTCGTCGGCGCGGCGCGTCGTGCAGACCGCGGAGCTGGTCGCGGTGGGCCTGGGGCCGGACGTCGAGCTGTTCGTCGAGGACGCGCTGTACCACGCCGATGCCGACGACGTCCTCGACCGCCTGCGCGCCCTGGCCGACGACGGCGCCTCGGTCATGGTGGTGGGCCACAACCCCACGCTCCACGACGTGGCCCTGCTCCTGCTGGCCGGCGCGGACGACGCAGGCCGTTCCCGACTGGAGCAGGGGTTCCCGACGGCGGCCCTGGCGGTGGTGGCGCTGCCCGCGGTGTCGTGGGGAGCGGTGGCGCCGGGCACCGGAACCCTGCTCGACCTGTGGACGCCGGGCCGCGCCGAGCGCGGCCGGCCGGAGTGA
- a CDS encoding Coenzyme F420 hydrogenase/dehydrogenase, beta subunit C-terminal domain, producing MPPEKPHWAQLYQEVVTSGLCTGCAGCIIACPHDVLKYNDQDGAYRPWKVDEDGGPVDCTHGAKGCTMCTRACPRFRTWESEIDTFMFGRERTPDEVAGLTGDIVLARATDPVVRDTGQDGGLVSAILIWALEHDRIDAALVSALEGEGTWKAVPAVARTRDEVLAAAGSRYTYSANTLAYPRAIEDGAERIALVGMSCQASVPAVMSARKAGKVARRLALTIGLLCSKTFDDAIFPELFEAKYGLERSAITKINIKGVFQIWTSDGGYHEVPLKEGHAWTREGCKACPDFSAEHADISTGGIGAFGDWTLTIVRTDQGREIMAGMAADGAVETRPGDDDPGALELLRKLARVSRRRWPGTAVAGPERTSSAV from the coding sequence GTGCCTCCCGAGAAGCCCCACTGGGCCCAGCTGTACCAGGAGGTGGTGACGTCAGGGCTGTGCACGGGGTGCGCCGGCTGCATCATCGCCTGCCCGCACGATGTCCTGAAGTACAACGACCAGGACGGCGCCTACCGCCCGTGGAAGGTCGACGAGGACGGCGGCCCGGTCGACTGCACCCATGGCGCCAAGGGCTGCACGATGTGCACCCGCGCCTGCCCCCGCTTTCGCACCTGGGAGAGCGAGATCGACACCTTCATGTTCGGGCGCGAGCGCACGCCGGACGAAGTGGCCGGCCTCACCGGCGACATCGTGCTGGCCCGGGCGACCGACCCCGTGGTCCGCGATACCGGGCAGGACGGCGGCCTCGTGTCGGCCATCCTCATCTGGGCGCTCGAGCACGACCGCATCGACGCCGCCCTGGTGTCCGCCCTCGAGGGCGAGGGGACGTGGAAGGCGGTGCCGGCCGTGGCCCGCACCCGCGACGAGGTCCTGGCGGCCGCCGGGTCGCGCTACACCTACAGCGCCAACACGCTCGCCTACCCCCGGGCCATCGAGGACGGGGCCGAGCGCATCGCCCTCGTGGGGATGAGCTGCCAGGCCTCGGTCCCCGCCGTGATGTCGGCACGCAAGGCGGGCAAGGTGGCCCGGCGCCTGGCGCTGACCATCGGCCTACTGTGCTCGAAGACCTTCGACGACGCCATCTTCCCCGAGCTCTTCGAGGCCAAGTACGGCCTGGAGCGCAGCGCCATCACCAAGATCAACATCAAGGGCGTGTTCCAGATCTGGACGAGTGACGGCGGGTACCACGAGGTCCCGCTCAAGGAGGGCCACGCCTGGACGCGCGAGGGCTGCAAGGCCTGCCCGGACTTCTCGGCCGAGCACGCCGACATCTCCACCGGCGGCATCGGCGCCTTCGGTGACTGGACGCTCACCATCGTGCGCACCGACCAGGGGCGCGAGATCATGGCGGGCATGGCCGCCGACGGGGCCGTCGAGACCAGGCCGGGCGACGACGACCCCGGGGCGCTCGAGCTGCTGCGCAAGCTCGCGCGTGTGAGCCGGCGCCGCTGGCCCGGGACCGCAGTCGCCGGGCCGGAGCGCACCTCCTCAGCGGTCTGA